The following proteins are co-located in the Polystyrenella longa genome:
- a CDS encoding DmsC/YnfH family molybdoenzyme membrane anchor subunit, producing the protein MLHSTVTFESNIQESPHDTVTAIVRKELSKKELLKLLLEEQKTLTAVEEFSQQHFNGSLPAQSKYYSSLIPASSPEEGQQYAFEVDLDRCSGCKACVSACHSLNGLDEKETWRDVGLLVGGTNQKPVMQHVTTACHHCLEPGCMSACPVDAYEKDPVTGIVKHLDDQCFGCQYCTLACPYDVPKYHSEKGVVRKCDMCSDRLKVGEAPACVQACPHEAISINIVDIHQVVEDCETNTFLPGAPDPHLTLPTTTYKSKNVFPRNMIPADHYSAHPEHAHWPLVVMLVLTQLSVGAFIVGFLLERFLASEMVDLFRPYHSVTALGIGLLALVSSTFHLGRPQFAYRAFIGLRHSWLSREIVTFGLFAKLAILYAAHAWLSPIYFPQYMNWSNTIAWGVMISGVSGVFCSMMIYVFTKRVFWSVSFTGTKFFMTSLILGLAACRLLLTLIAFTSSEPAMTDFLYRASPIIDTSLLAAMAVKLVFEGSLLFHLRSRQVTSLKRTALLMTRQLLTATMLRFSFGILGGCFLPLLLIMNHTPEQTGSGLALIIASIMFGVATMGELFERYLYFAAVAPSRMPGGFRS; encoded by the coding sequence TTGCTTCACTCAACCGTTACATTTGAATCGAACATACAGGAGTCTCCCCACGACACGGTCACTGCTATCGTACGCAAGGAGCTTTCCAAGAAAGAACTTTTGAAGCTTCTTCTGGAAGAACAGAAAACATTAACGGCCGTCGAAGAGTTTTCCCAACAACATTTCAACGGGAGTCTACCCGCTCAGTCGAAATACTATTCGTCTCTCATCCCTGCCAGTAGTCCCGAAGAAGGACAGCAGTATGCATTCGAAGTCGATCTCGACCGTTGCTCAGGTTGCAAAGCCTGTGTCTCTGCCTGTCATTCACTCAACGGACTTGACGAAAAAGAGACCTGGCGCGATGTGGGCTTACTCGTCGGAGGCACCAACCAGAAACCGGTGATGCAGCATGTTACCACTGCCTGCCATCATTGCCTGGAACCCGGCTGCATGTCAGCTTGCCCTGTCGATGCCTATGAGAAAGACCCGGTCACCGGGATTGTAAAACATCTCGACGATCAATGTTTTGGTTGTCAGTATTGCACGCTCGCCTGCCCGTATGATGTACCGAAATATCATTCAGAAAAGGGGGTCGTCCGGAAATGCGATATGTGCAGTGACCGCTTAAAAGTGGGCGAAGCACCGGCATGCGTTCAAGCTTGTCCCCATGAAGCGATAAGTATCAATATTGTCGATATTCATCAGGTGGTGGAAGATTGTGAAACGAACACGTTTCTACCAGGGGCACCGGATCCCCATTTGACTCTACCCACCACTACTTATAAATCAAAAAATGTTTTCCCTCGAAATATGATTCCGGCCGATCATTATTCGGCGCACCCGGAACATGCTCACTGGCCGCTGGTTGTCATGCTGGTCCTGACTCAGCTTTCCGTCGGTGCTTTTATCGTGGGTTTTCTGCTCGAACGATTTCTGGCTTCTGAAATGGTTGATCTATTCCGGCCGTACCATTCAGTGACAGCTCTAGGAATCGGCTTGCTGGCTCTGGTTTCCAGTACATTTCACTTAGGCCGTCCTCAGTTTGCCTATCGGGCATTCATCGGACTGAGACATTCCTGGTTGAGTCGGGAGATCGTCACCTTCGGACTGTTCGCCAAGCTGGCGATCCTCTACGCAGCGCATGCCTGGTTGAGCCCCATCTACTTTCCGCAATACATGAACTGGTCCAATACAATCGCCTGGGGAGTAATGATCTCCGGGGTCTCCGGTGTTTTCTGCTCGATGATGATTTACGTTTTCACCAAGCGGGTCTTCTGGTCGGTCTCTTTTACCGGTACCAAGTTCTTTATGACTTCTTTGATTCTCGGCCTCGCCGCCTGTCGGTTACTGTTAACATTGATTGCTTTTACCAGCAGCGAACCCGCCATGACCGACTTTCTGTATCGTGCCTCTCCCATCATTGATACTTCATTATTGGCTGCGATGGCGGTCAAACTTGTTTTTGAAGGTTCACTTCTCTTTCATTTGCGAAGTCGGCAAGTTACCTCGCTTAAGCGAACAGCTTTGCTCATGACACGTCAATTGCTTACTGCCACGATGCTTCGATTCAGCTTCGGAATTCTGGGAGGGTGCTTCTTACCGCTTCTGCTGATTATGAATCACACTCCAGAGCAGACAGGGTCGGGCTTGGCGTTGATCATTGCGAGTATCATGTTTGGTGTCGCGACGATGGGCGAACTCTTCGAACGCTATCTCTACTTTGCTGCCGTTGCTCCATCCCGTATGCCGGGAGGTTTTCGATCATGA
- the nirB gene encoding nitrite reductase large subunit NirB, with product MSEMNIVPPAEKQTIVVVGNGMVGLRFCQKLLEFDLQQQYRIVTFCEEIRTAYDRVGLTKYFEHRDAEKLTLVDPSWYTQSGIEIHIGDRVERINRETKTVHSTKGIDIPYDKLVLATGSTPFVPPVKGVDKKGVFVYRTIEDLQEIIEFAQTAKSAAVIGGGLLGLEAAKAAYDLGLETHVVEFAPRLMARQVDEKGSLYLVKKIAGMGVQIHLQKSSTEFCGNGRVTGINFQDETDLNVDMIIVSAGIRPRDELARDCGVVVGERGGVLIDNKMQTSDPDIYAIGEVALHEGMVYGLVAPGYEMAEALAANLTGDDRQFMGADMSTKLKLMGVDVASFGDYANESDDVVSMVFEDPFSGEYKKLIFNKEGTQLLGGILVGDASDYGTLSILAKSDAPLPCTPQELLVGSKEGSSALGGADSMPDDAQICSCNNVSKEAICSAIRVQELCSLGDVKSCTNAGTGCGGCIPLVTDLFNAEMEAAGIEVNNNLCEHFAFSRTELFNIIKIKQLKKFDDVIAECGAGNGCETCKPAVASILASLWNEHLFEHASLQDTNDRFFANMQRGGLYSIVPRVPGGEITPEKLIVLGKIGKEYNLYTKITGGQRVDLFGAALEDLPTIWERLIDAGFESGHAYGKSLRTVKSCVGSTWCRYGIGDSVGFAIRIEERYRGLRSPHKLKGAVSGCVRECAEAQSKDFGLIATENGYNLYICGNGGSKPRHADLLASDLDEATCIKYIDRFLMYYIQTADKLTRTSVWLEKLEGGLDHVKEVVIDDKLGICDELERMMQFQVETYKCEWTEVVNDPEKRRWFEQFVNTDDNEPYIEMIDQRGQQRPVDWKSDGEIVQLSIPEREDATPFKYQAEVAQAENQLLTEVEKSWVHVGTVRDFPHDGGATVKYGEIQIAVFNFSSRGEWYATQQMCPHKQAFVLSRGIIGDAEGVPKVACPLHKKTFSLDSGNCLNDEEYAINVFPVKVEDHNVFLELPVPEVLNEILGEKMCASTVCNS from the coding sequence ATGTCCGAAATGAACATTGTTCCCCCCGCAGAAAAACAAACTATTGTCGTCGTTGGAAACGGGATGGTGGGGTTACGCTTTTGTCAAAAACTTCTTGAATTCGATCTCCAGCAACAGTATCGGATTGTCACCTTCTGTGAAGAGATTCGCACGGCGTACGACCGTGTCGGTTTGACGAAATACTTCGAACACCGTGACGCCGAAAAACTGACGCTGGTCGATCCGAGTTGGTATACGCAAAGCGGAATCGAAATCCATATCGGTGATCGTGTTGAACGGATTAATCGGGAGACGAAAACCGTCCATAGTACCAAAGGTATCGATATCCCTTATGACAAACTTGTATTGGCAACAGGGTCGACTCCGTTTGTTCCGCCCGTCAAAGGAGTTGATAAGAAGGGTGTCTTTGTATACAGGACGATCGAAGACTTACAGGAAATCATCGAGTTTGCTCAAACAGCAAAATCCGCTGCAGTCATCGGCGGCGGATTGCTTGGGCTGGAAGCGGCTAAAGCTGCCTATGATCTGGGGCTGGAGACGCATGTTGTCGAATTCGCGCCACGCTTAATGGCGAGACAAGTGGATGAAAAAGGATCGCTCTATCTGGTGAAGAAAATCGCCGGGATGGGAGTTCAAATTCATCTGCAGAAATCATCAACCGAGTTTTGTGGAAATGGCCGTGTGACCGGGATCAACTTTCAGGACGAAACAGACCTGAATGTCGATATGATTATTGTCTCCGCCGGTATTCGACCGCGTGACGAACTCGCTCGCGACTGTGGTGTTGTTGTCGGTGAACGTGGTGGTGTGCTGATCGACAACAAAATGCAGACATCCGACCCTGACATCTACGCCATAGGAGAAGTGGCACTTCATGAAGGAATGGTTTATGGCCTCGTTGCACCCGGTTACGAAATGGCAGAGGCACTAGCGGCAAATCTGACTGGCGATGATCGTCAGTTTATGGGCGCCGATATGTCTACCAAACTGAAACTGATGGGCGTCGATGTCGCCAGCTTCGGTGACTATGCCAACGAATCAGACGACGTGGTCTCCATGGTTTTTGAAGATCCATTCTCAGGAGAATACAAAAAACTGATCTTCAATAAAGAAGGAACACAGCTGTTAGGCGGTATTCTTGTCGGTGATGCGTCCGACTATGGCACGTTATCTATCCTTGCCAAATCAGATGCTCCGTTACCCTGTACTCCTCAGGAGCTTCTAGTTGGATCCAAAGAAGGAAGTTCTGCGTTAGGTGGCGCGGACAGTATGCCGGATGATGCTCAGATCTGTTCCTGCAATAACGTCAGTAAAGAGGCCATTTGCTCCGCAATTCGAGTGCAGGAGTTGTGCTCTCTGGGGGATGTCAAATCCTGTACCAACGCGGGAACTGGTTGCGGTGGTTGCATTCCGCTGGTGACCGATCTCTTCAATGCCGAGATGGAAGCAGCCGGTATTGAGGTGAACAATAATCTTTGTGAACACTTCGCTTTCTCCCGAACAGAGTTGTTTAACATTATCAAGATAAAACAACTTAAAAAATTCGACGATGTGATCGCCGAATGCGGGGCAGGCAATGGTTGTGAAACCTGTAAACCTGCAGTCGCTTCGATCTTGGCCAGTTTGTGGAATGAGCATCTCTTCGAGCATGCAAGCTTGCAGGATACCAACGACCGCTTCTTTGCCAATATGCAGCGGGGAGGATTGTATTCCATCGTCCCGCGAGTACCGGGAGGAGAAATTACTCCTGAGAAACTGATTGTCCTTGGAAAGATTGGTAAGGAATATAACCTGTACACGAAAATTACCGGCGGACAACGGGTCGACCTGTTCGGGGCAGCACTCGAAGACCTTCCGACAATCTGGGAACGGCTGATCGATGCCGGATTTGAATCGGGCCATGCTTACGGGAAATCATTGAGAACCGTGAAAAGCTGTGTCGGCTCAACCTGGTGTCGATATGGCATCGGAGATTCGGTCGGCTTCGCCATTCGTATTGAAGAACGCTACCGGGGTCTAAGATCTCCTCACAAGCTAAAGGGAGCTGTCTCGGGGTGTGTTCGTGAATGTGCCGAAGCTCAATCGAAAGACTTTGGCCTCATTGCCACAGAGAATGGTTACAACTTATACATTTGTGGAAACGGTGGATCAAAACCTCGCCACGCCGATCTATTGGCATCGGACCTGGATGAAGCGACCTGCATTAAATATATCGACCGGTTCCTGATGTATTACATTCAGACCGCCGACAAACTGACGCGAACTTCCGTCTGGTTAGAAAAACTGGAGGGTGGGCTCGACCATGTGAAGGAAGTCGTAATTGATGACAAACTCGGTATTTGTGATGAACTCGAACGGATGATGCAGTTTCAGGTTGAGACTTATAAGTGCGAATGGACCGAAGTTGTCAACGATCCAGAGAAACGCCGCTGGTTCGAACAGTTCGTGAACACGGACGATAACGAACCGTATATCGAGATGATTGATCAGCGTGGTCAACAGCGTCCGGTCGACTGGAAATCGGATGGAGAAATCGTACAGCTGAGCATTCCGGAGCGAGAGGATGCTACTCCATTCAAGTACCAAGCCGAGGTCGCGCAGGCCGAGAATCAACTGTTGACCGAAGTCGAGAAATCCTGGGTACACGTCGGGACTGTTCGGGACTTCCCGCACGACGGAGGGGCAACGGTGAAATATGGCGAGATACAAATTGCCGTATTCAACTTCTCCAGCCGGGGAGAATGGTATGCGACACAGCAAATGTGTCCCCATAAACAGGCCTTCGTCTTGTCGCGAGGCATCATTGGAGATGCGGAAGGTGTCCCCAAAGTCGCATGCCCACTTCACAAGAAAACGTTCTCGCTCGATTCCGGCAATTGCTTGAATGATGAGGAATACGCGATCAATGTCTTTCCCGTGAAAGTAGAAGACCACAACGTGTTCCTCGAACTTCCCGTACCGGAAGTACTAAACGAAATCCTGGGTGAAAAAATGTGTGCTTCTACGGTATGTAACTCCTGA